The following coding sequences lie in one Zingiber officinale cultivar Zhangliang chromosome 2B, Zo_v1.1, whole genome shotgun sequence genomic window:
- the LOC122048479 gene encoding uncharacterized protein LOC122048479: MAESSLPLYSKKGKALAIPEIFPEDPDERVPFFARILNERLPKGYRAPSIGEYDRRKDSKEHLRKFKNAALLHQYSDAVKCRVFLNTLVGSALKWFDGLPQGSITCFLDFKTVFLRRFTSSKKYQKTYHYLFALKQGSTEPLRSYINRFNQVAQDVPTATSKILMSTFSHGDGRALEKENSSKISLKISLGTLMRWSRKLLAISKWKKHKQLRGKPKDHLLPPTSQKEWYLNHLLNLCRELGRSGLLFIPGQKSDQPPESQPCMPPDLDRGTLGTFTRNSKRAAELGLPPPELAPQVLKMMEGQQAAAGQAGQPRPNLAGPRPTDGDSGRAHKSHVRRLEVHAVGCSQEQAAGPVISFGPADLEGLELPHDDALINKAIIANSRVARVFVDTGSSVNILFRAA; the protein is encoded by the exons ATGGCCGAGAGTTCCTTGCCCCTATACTCAAAAAAAGGGAAAGCTCTCGCCATACCCGAAATATTCCCGGAAGATCCAGACGAGAGAGTGCCATTCTTTGCTAGGATTCTGAACGAGAGATTGCCCAAGGGCTACAGGGCCCCGTCGATCGGAGAGTATGACAGGAGAAAAGACTCGAAAGAGCATTTACGCAAGTTTAAAAATGCAGCCCTGTTGCACCAGTACAGTGATGCTGTCAAGTGTCGAGTTTTCTTGAACACTTTGGTTGGCTCTGCCTTGAAGTGGTTTGATGGGCTACCTCAAGGATCCATCACCTGTTTCTTGGATTTCAAGACGGTCTTTCTTCGTCGTTTTACCAGTAGTAAAAAATATCAGAAAACATATCACTATCTTTTCGCTCTTAAGCAAGGGTCGACCGAGCccttaagaagttatatcaaccgcttcaatcaagtggctcAGGATGTACCCACTGCCACTTCGAAAATTCTGATGAGCACCTTTTCTCATGGAGATGGTCGAGCCCTTGAGAAGGAGAATTCTTCAAAGATCTCATTAAAAATCTCGCTCGGAACTTTGATGAGATGGTCGAGAAAGCTGCTTGCTATATCaaagtggaagaagcacaagcagcTCAGAGGAAAGCCGAAAGACCACCTCCTTCCACCAACAAGCCAGAAAGAATggtacctcaaccacctcctTAACCTTTGCCGCGAGTTAGGGAGGTCAGGTCtgcttttcatcccgggccagaAATCAGACCAGCCCCCCGAGTCGCAGCCGTGCATGCCCCCCGACCTGGACCGTGGAACACTCGGTACT TTTACTCGGAACTCCAAGCGGGCTGCAGAGTTGGGATTACCACCACCAGAACTAGCCCCTCAAGTGCTCAAGATGATGGAAGGGCAACAAGCCGCGGCTGGACAGGCCGGGCAACCCCGCCCCAACCTAGCAGGACCCA GACCAACTGATGGAGACTCAGGAAGAGCGCACAAGTCCCACGTGCGGCGCTTGGAAGTGCACGCTGTGGGATGCAGTCAAGAGCAGGCTGCGGGCCCTGTTATCAGCTTTGGGCCCGCAGACCTTGAAGGTCTAGAGctgcctcatgatgatgccctgatcaacAAGGCTATCATCGCCAATAGCCGAGTTGCTCGGGTTTTCGTTGACACCGGGAGCTCGGTTAATATTTTGTTTAGAGCTGCATAa